The Diospyros lotus cultivar Yz01 chromosome 15, ASM1463336v1, whole genome shotgun sequence genome has a window encoding:
- the LOC127791435 gene encoding heavy metal-associated isoprenylated plant protein 47-like isoform X2: MQQRIVIKVRMKCQKCRSKAMTIAASAAGVFSVKFEGEEKDEVVVIGNRVDAAALTSSLRKNVGHATLEKVEVVA, translated from the exons ATGCAG CAAAGGATTGTTATCAAGGTAAGAATGAAGTGCCAGAAGTGTCGGTCCAAGGCCATGACCATTGCAGCCTCAGCGGCTG GTGTGTTCTCCGTGAAATTTGAAGGGGAGGAGAAGGATGAAGTGGTGGTGATTGGGAATAGAGTTGACGCTGCCGCCCTGACGAGCTCGCTCAGGAAAAATGTTGGCCACGCAACCTTGGAAAAGGTGGAAGTCGTTGCTTAA
- the LOC127791435 gene encoding heavy metal-associated isoprenylated plant protein 47-like isoform X3 — MQQRIVIKVRMKCQKCRSKAMTIAASAAGVFSVKFEGEEKDEVVVIGNRVDAAALTSSLRKNVGHATLEKVEVVA; from the exons CAAAGGATTGTTATCAAGGTAAGAATGAAGTGCCAGAAGTGTCGGTCCAAGGCCATGACCATTGCAGCCTCAGCGGCTG GTGTGTTCTCCGTGAAATTTGAAGGGGAGGAGAAGGATGAAGTGGTGGTGATTGGGAATAGAGTTGACGCTGCCGCCCTGACGAGCTCGCTCAGGAAAAATGTTGGCCACGCAACCTTGGAAAAGGTGGAAGTCGTTGCTTAA